CTGAGCCGTTTGAAAATATCTCCATACTATCCGTTTCATCGGAGATTATCACAATGTTCGGATTGTCATCAGAGGTTACACTTGCAACCAGTATGAAAGGTGATGCCAGAGCCGTGATAAGTAGAATGGCAACAACGATACGTGAAATAATAAGTCCTTTTTTCGTTCCCTTTTTCAGAAGATAGAGTCCTGCAATAAGAACAGGAACTATCAGCCAGAACATTTCAGGATTTGCAAAACTTACCATCAGAGCTCACCTCTCTTTCTTATTACAAGAAGCTCCAGTATGACCAATACAAAAACAATGATTATCATATAAGTATCAAGGTAATTCTTTGCTGTGTATGAACTTGCACGTACGATTCCAGGTTCATCGTCAGCTTGTGAGCGTTCAATAACATCTGTTCCCTCAAGCGTGGTATCAGACTCCTTGTCATTGTAGATGTTCACAGCTATTTCTTTTCCGGCTACCTGGTAAACACCGACCTCATCGTAGAGTACACGGCTTACAGTATCCGTAGTACTTGGTGTCTGGATCTCCTGCTCCTTTGCCAGCGCAGAAACGGTTCCGGTCTTTAGGTTATAATCCTGCACACTGCCTGTTCCACCAAGCCATCCGGCAAGCTTTGACCAGAATACAGGGTATTCAGGCAGGTTATGGAAATTGTTCCATGCGTCGTCACCTGTAATGTCATTTATTCCGAAATACACGGAAGTTCCGTCACCAACAGGTCCGTAGACCAGCATTGGTACGCCGTCTTCAGTTGCAACAAGGGTCGTTGATTCGATCCTTTCCGTAACATTCAGGTAGCTGTACATTGCCACTTCTTCGTACTTTATGTCCTCACTGATCCTTGTATCCTGCACCACCTCAAGAGTAACTCCGTCATCTGTCTCTTCCACAGACTCTGGCATAACAGGAAGAAGCTCCACAAGTTCAGTCTTTGCATTTTCAGATGACAATGCTTCACTTGCGATGAATACGGCTTTTCCTCCACCGTTGAGATAACTGCTGAGAGTGGATATCTCGTTGCTTGCAAGCGCTCTTTCCTTGTTGGCAATTACCACAAAATTGTAATCTGAAAGGTCATCCGGCACACCTTCAAGCTGTTTTACTTTTATTGTAGGTATAAGTGAAAGTGCTATTTTTGAAGGCAGGTCATCAACATCTGTCACAAAGAGCATTTGCCTGTCTGAGATCTTCGGAATTGAAATATAGGCAATGTTGTCTGCTGCCAGACTGTCATCGTCAAGAATTCTTACTTCTGTAATTCCGGTTCCAAGGTTTGTAAGACGAAGCTGCTTTGTTGACCTTGCAGGAATTGTGAGTGAGGTAGAACTTGTTTTACCACTGTCAAGATTCTCTATCTCAACATCAATTGTCTGCCTGCTGTTCTGGTAGTTCTTGATAACTCCGTTGTAATTGTAATTTCCATCTTCAACTTCGATGGTTCCCTGTATTATTCCGGTGTTGTCGGCATCATTACCAACAATGAGGAACTGGACATTAAGGCCATAGGACTCAGCAAGTTTCATGGAGTTTACCGGGTCGTCACCGTTCCAGCTTGCAAAATCTGAAACTACGACGATATTTCCGCCCTGTTCTGATAGTATTCTCATGGCTGCTGAAATAGCACTTGACAGGTCTGCAACGGTTGCCTTAGCTTCCATTGAATCCAGTGCATCATATGTTGCCTGTGCATTCGCTTCTTCAATAATAGTTACAGGTGTGCTTTCAGCCAGAATGACCGTGTTTGTCTTACTTACATAGTCCTCTGCCTTTGATATTGCATCACTGAACCTGCTGCCGGTCTGCATACTTGCTGAACCGTCAATGATTATCACTGTGTGATCACCACTAAGTGCTTCCTGACTCTCCAGATAAGGAGACGCAGCAGCAAGCGCAAGGAGTATCAGCACAAATAGCTGGATAAAGAACAGTGGGTCCTTTATAAGTTTGGAAATGGAAGTGTAAAATCGTTTTTTCTCTTCTTTGATATCCATGAGGAACATCAGGGATGGGATCTGTACCTGAAGTGGTTTTGGTCTTAGCAGGTACAATAATATGAGCGGGATAACACTTGCAAGAGCAGCCAGTGCCAGCGGATTATCAAAAGGCATTACCATTTCCTCCGGCTGATGGTATGGAAGAACGCATCAAAGATCGGTATGTCAGTTGTGAATGTGTAGAATTCCGCACCGACCCTGCTGCACGTGTCACCTATATGGTTGACATGGTCTGTGAGCTTTTTCTGGTATTCGCTCTTCAGATCCTCGCTGATATATGTTTCAAGCTTAACTCCTGATTCAAGATCGATAAGCCTGCTGTGCCCGTGAATTTCAAGGGAACTTTCTGTCCTGTCAAGTACCTGCACAAGTATCAGGTCATGGTCGGAAAAGCGGTAGATCGCGGACTCTATATCTTTAGGGTCCTGCATGAAATCAGAGATAAGGATAACAAGTGAGCGTGAGTGAATGGCTTTTCCGTACTGGATGGTACATTCGTTGATGTCGGTTTTACCACCGACAGGAACCGTCTCAAGTCTTTCAATGGTTTTGAGCAGGTATTTTCTTCCTCTTCTGGGTTTTGAGAATTCCACATTTTCAGAGAAGGTTGATATGGCAAACTTATCATTGTCCTTTGTGACAAGATATGCAAAACCAGCGGCAAGCATAGTGGCATATTCGAATTTGCTGAGCTCAGCTCCGCCTGTATAATCCATACTTTTACTGGAGTCCAGCAGAATATGGGTTGTCAGGGATTTATCTTCCTCGAACTGCCTGATATAGAGTTTCTCAGACCTCGCATATGCTTTCCAGTCGATGGACTTTATTTCATCGCCCTGGTTATACTCGCGGTATCCTATGGTATCCAGACCCCGTCCGCTATGGATGGAACGTCTGCTACCTGCATATGCGGTTGATATTCTTTTCCTTACCATGAAGGTAAAGCGGTCAAGCTGCCTGAAGAACTCAACATCTATATTATGTCTCTTGTCGCTCATTGCAAGTGCCTTTGTAAGTTGACGGCAAACAGCCTTACTTTATCTTCTCAAGTATGCTCTTGATAACCTGGTCAGTGCTTACGCCTCTCCTTTCAGCTTCGAAAGTGAGCACAACCCTGTGCCTGAGCACCGGATATGCCATGGCATCTATATCCTCGGCACTGACGTAATTTCGTCCCTTGATGAGCGCCCTTGCTTTTGCAGCCAGGATAAGACCGATGGATGCTCTTGGAGATGCACCGTATTCGATGTACTCGCTGCTGATACGTGTTGACATGACGATCTTGATCGCCCTGTTCCTTATATCATCTGCAACAGGCACGTCTCTTGTGAGTCTCTGAAGGTCAAGGAGTGTGTTCTTGTTAACGACCTTGTTGACGCTTGGGGAAATTGATCTTGTATAGCGGTTAACTATCTCGATCTCATCCTCGTAGCTTGGGTAATCCACAAGGATCTTGAGCAGGAACCTGTCAAGCTGAGCTTCAGGAAGCGGGAAAGTTCCTTCCATTTCTATCGGGTTCTGGGTCGCCAGAATGAAAAAAGGCTGCTCAAGGATGTAAGTGTCATTTCCAACAGTTATCTGCTTTTCCTGCATTGCTTCAAGCAGGGATGACTGTGTCTTTGGTGATGCACGGTTAATTTCATCAGCAAGCACAATGTTTGCAAAAATAGGTCCCGCTTCGAACTTGAACTCCTTGTGTCCGCCGGATTCCTCGATGATCTGGGTTCCTGTAATATCCGCAGGCATAAGGTCTGGTGTACACTGTATCCTGCTGAAGTTCAGGTCCAGTGCTTTTGATATTGTGGATATCGTCAGTGTTTTTCCAAGACCCGGATTACTCTCCACAAGTGCGTGCCCGTTACAAAGTATTGCGATCGTTATCTGTTCAACTATATTCTTCTGGCCTACAACCACCTTTCCAATTTCGTTGAAAAGGGTTGCGAACATGTCGCCAGCCATTTTGTATGTTTGTGACAGATCCCTTGAGTTCATCTCACTAGCCATCTGTTATCTCCTTTGTCTTTGTCCTGTGAATTAGGTGTATTAATAGAATTTTGAAAAATTATGTTTGCTTTTAGATTTTAGATATTAATAATTCAATTAGCCTCAGCCAGCGCTTCAAAGTAGTCTTTGATAATGCTTTCGTAACCTGCTGGCAGTTCTTCATTGTAGGTCTGTGATGAGATCACACTTCTCTCATAAGGCGATGACTGGGTGAAATCTGTGTCTGACTCCTCAGATTCGTCCCCTTCCACAAAACCAACACCTGAGCCTGCTGGCAGTGTCAGATCGACCTCTTTTCCGTCTTCTACAATTATTGCAGTGTCCCCGGTCAGGTTCTCTGTGCCAGAACCGGTGCCGTCATCTGTTCCATCATTATCGAATACATACACATCCTCCCCTGATGATGCGCCGTTGTCATTACCAATATACTCGTCTACAAAGTCACTCAGTTCACCCTGGTCAAAAAGACTGGTGCGAACATCATGGTCTACAACATAGACAGTTGCTGTACTGGAAACCAGAATAAGCACAATTCCGATCACAAGTTTTCCTTTTATAAGCAGGGCTGATGAAGCGATAACTGCAATTTTAGAGGTAACTGAATTTAGAAGGTCTGCAACGATGAGGTTACTCTCGTTGGCATTGTCATATGCCGTTCTCAGTCTTTCATGCAGCTCCGGGTTCTTTTTCTCAATAAGGGGAATTGCATTTGTCTTATCATCTCTTTGATGGCGGATAAGTGTCACAATGAGCGAAAAGAAAACTGCTATTAACGACAGAGCTACGGTTTCAAACGCAATGCTGGTTCCCAGAATATCGTAGGAAGTTCCTGCACGGACCTCAAAACTGCTAAGGTACGGGAAAACCTGGTCGATGCGGAAATAGAATAATAGTAAATAAAGAATGATCGCAGTTCCAAGAAAATCCAGAATTTTGTATAACCTGCGATATCTTTTGAGTGCAGCTTCCTGTTTTTTAACAAAACTCCTGACGTCCATGCCCATAATTGCACCGCTTTTTTTTCTGTAAGGTAATTCTAAGTGTCCTGTCAGTTATCTGATATTCATTTAATTGGACTTACAACTGGAATTGAATTCCGGATACGAACCAAGCATTTTCAACATCCCTACGCTCGACTCTATGTTATATATTGCATCTTTTATAATATCATCGCTTATGTTTCCTTCAAAGTCAATGTAGAAAACATAATCTCCCAGTACTTTCTTTGATGGTCGCGACTCTATTTTTGTAAGATTGATATCGTTCCTTGCAAAATCTCCAAGTATGGAATAAAGCGCACCTGGACGGTCACGGTCAAGATAGACTATTATTGATGTTTTGTAAGGACTGCCTTGATCTGCCTGTTTCAAGGATCTGACTATGTGCTCTGTTGTCTCTGACCTTGTAATAATAACAAAACGTGTATGATTGTGTTTCCTGTCCTGGATGTTTGGCATCAGAACATCCAGATTATAAACACCAGCTGTTTCCGGAGATGCTATGGCAGCCATTTCCTCGAATTCGGTTGCAAGCTTTGCAGCATGGGATGTACTTCCTGTGGTTCTCAGCTCTGCGAGGGGGAATGTCATTTTCAGGAAGTTGCGGCATTGTCCAAGAGCCTGCGGATGTGAGAGTATAACTTTGATATCTTCTTTCTTTCCTCTTGAAAGAAGACAGTGTTCTATTGTAACAATTGTCTCGCCGATAATGGTTACATTCTTTTCAAGAAGCAGGTCAAGGGTAACGCCCACTGAGCCTTCAATTGAATTTTCAAGTGGTACTACACCGATGTCACATTCTTTGTTTTCCAGCAGGGAAAATACATCCTGGATATCCGAGCAATGCTCAAGGTTATTATCTTCTCCGGATACATTTTCTGTAATCCACTGCTTTGCAGCCTTTTCTGAATATGAGCCTTTAAGCCCGAGTACGCCAATTCTCATTCTGTTCCTCAATGGAAGTAAATTAAAAAAATGTTTTCATCACTATAACTATATTATCGTTACCTTTGAATGTTGTTCATTCTTCTTACATGTAACTCTTTTTTAGAATTATTTTGAATGCCTGTTATTTGTTATTCTCCTGCAATTTTGCAGTCAGTCCTTCCAGTTCCTTCTCAATATCAGAATGAAGTTCTGATATCCAGTCTGCTTTCTTTTCTACATTGAGAAGTTTGTTAACAATATCTTCCTTATTCTCTTCCCGGATAGCTGTAATGTCAGGAAGGCCTTTAAGTTCTTCAACCTCAGGTTTGAGTTCATCTTCCATTTTTTCCAGCCGGGAGATCTCTTCATTCAGTTTACTCTTAACATCTTCATCTGCCAGCATTTTGACATTCTCTGTCATCTTCTTCCTGCGCTCTCCCAGTCCATCGGTGGTGCTGTATATTTTATCAAGCGTCTGGGCAGTGATGGCCTTGTCAAAAATGATCTCCTCGGTCTTGACCTCAGGTTTGGCCGCATTCTTAGGAACTGGCTCTTCCTTCGGAGGAAGGCAAGTATAATCACTGCTGAAAACCCTCTGGTTCATGTAGGTCGGTGAAACTATCTCTATTTCCGCACTGTGCAGGCAGTCCATTACATTCTTCTTAAAATCGGATCTGGCAGTGATAAGTCCTTCAATGTCCTTCAGTAATCCGCCGACCTTGTAAGTAATGGAAAAGTCTCCAAGTTCCTCAACATGTACGAATGCATTCTCAAGTCCGGTAACATCAGCAGCCTTCAGAAGATTTTCTTCAATATCCTTGCGCGATATGTCATATCCCAGGGAAACGGTCGTTGTAATTACAGTGCCTGACGAACGAATGGTTTTCAGAGGGCTTGACACCAGTTTGATGTTGGGTATGGTTATAAGGTCCCTGTCAATTGACTGCACCTGTGTGTGCAGGAAATACATCTCGGTGACCCTTCCAAACGTGTCATCCAGTTTAATGTAATCTCCAACCCGGAAAGGCACAATAAGCCTGAGCATGATGCCCGCCATGGCGTTTGCCACAAACGTGGTGGATGAGAATGTGATTATTGCACCGACCACAATTCCCACAAAGGTCAGAAGAAGATTCTTATCATCAACACTCAGGGGCAGGGTGAATATGATAAACATCATTCCGATGACAAGGATCAGTATGTAGGTGAGTTGCTGGACTATCCTTTCACGTGAAAACAGATTTTTCTTCCGGAAAAGAAAATCCGCCAGCAGGAAAATGACTACTGTAAGAATGAATGATATCAGGCTGGGTATGAACTGGTTTATGTCCGTGAGCGTCCCTCCGGGAAGTGGTATCGGAATTAAATAAGAGACTTCTTATTTATATAAGGATGTGGCCGGATGAATTATTGTCCTCATCTAGTATAATAGTATACTAATAGTGATATACTAATTGATGGGTTATAGTATAATATTGTATATATCTCATTTATCTATATCAATTCCTAATACATCTTCTTGTCTTCCTTCTTTTCCCATTCGCTGAAAAGTTCAAGGCTTTCATTGCGGCAGATATTGATGAGCTGCGGTCCGCTATCATTTCCTTCACCTCTGATATACTGATAGAACAGGCTGTCGTCAAAACCTATTGCAGCAACATCTTCCTTATTTGTTCCATAATATACTTTCTCAATTCGTGCCCAGTAGATTGCTGCAAGACACATGGGACATGGCTGGGAACTGGTATATATCTCACAGCCTGAAAGGTCGAAGTTCTCCAGCACTTCAGATGCCTGGCGGATTGCCAGCACTTCAGCGTGTGCTGTGGGATCATTGGTGAGCAAGACC
The sequence above is a segment of the uncultured Methanolobus sp. genome. Coding sequences within it:
- a CDS encoding BatA and WFA domain-containing protein, encoding MPFDNPLALAALASVIPLILLYLLRPKPLQVQIPSLMFLMDIKEEKKRFYTSISKLIKDPLFFIQLFVLILLALAAASPYLESQEALSGDHTVIIIDGSASMQTGSRFSDAISKAEDYVSKTNTVILAESTPVTIIEEANAQATYDALDSMEAKATVADLSSAISAAMRILSEQGGNIVVVSDFASWNGDDPVNSMKLAESYGLNVQFLIVGNDADNTGIIQGTIEVEDGNYNYNGVIKNYQNSRQTIDVEIENLDSGKTSSTSLTIPARSTKQLRLTNLGTGITEVRILDDDSLAADNIAYISIPKISDRQMLFVTDVDDLPSKIALSLIPTIKVKQLEGVPDDLSDYNFVVIANKERALASNEISTLSSYLNGGGKAVFIASEALSSENAKTELVELLPVMPESVEETDDGVTLEVVQDTRISEDIKYEEVAMYSYLNVTERIESTTLVATEDGVPMLVYGPVGDGTSVYFGINDITGDDAWNNFHNLPEYPVFWSKLAGWLGGTGSVQDYNLKTGTVSALAKEQEIQTPSTTDTVSRVLYDEVGVYQVAGKEIAVNIYNDKESDTTLEGTDVIERSQADDEPGIVRASSYTAKNYLDTYMIIIVFVLVILELLVIRKRGEL
- a CDS encoding DUF58 domain-containing protein, with the protein product MSDKRHNIDVEFFRQLDRFTFMVRKRISTAYAGSRRSIHSGRGLDTIGYREYNQGDEIKSIDWKAYARSEKLYIRQFEEDKSLTTHILLDSSKSMDYTGGAELSKFEYATMLAAGFAYLVTKDNDKFAISTFSENVEFSKPRRGRKYLLKTIERLETVPVGGKTDINECTIQYGKAIHSRSLVILISDFMQDPKDIESAIYRFSDHDLILVQVLDRTESSLEIHGHSRLIDLESGVKLETYISEDLKSEYQKKLTDHVNHIGDTCSRVGAEFYTFTTDIPIFDAFFHTISRRKW
- a CDS encoding MoxR family ATPase, with amino-acid sequence MASEMNSRDLSQTYKMAGDMFATLFNEIGKVVVGQKNIVEQITIAILCNGHALVESNPGLGKTLTISTISKALDLNFSRIQCTPDLMPADITGTQIIEESGGHKEFKFEAGPIFANIVLADEINRASPKTQSSLLEAMQEKQITVGNDTYILEQPFFILATQNPIEMEGTFPLPEAQLDRFLLKILVDYPSYEDEIEIVNRYTRSISPSVNKVVNKNTLLDLQRLTRDVPVADDIRNRAIKIVMSTRISSEYIEYGASPRASIGLILAAKARALIKGRNYVSAEDIDAMAYPVLRHRVVLTFEAERRGVSTDQVIKSILEKIK
- the pheA gene encoding prephenate dehydratase; the encoded protein is MRIGVLGLKGSYSEKAAKQWITENVSGEDNNLEHCSDIQDVFSLLENKECDIGVVPLENSIEGSVGVTLDLLLEKNVTIIGETIVTIEHCLLSRGKKEDIKVILSHPQALGQCRNFLKMTFPLAELRTTGSTSHAAKLATEFEEMAAIASPETAGVYNLDVLMPNIQDRKHNHTRFVIITRSETTEHIVRSLKQADQGSPYKTSIIVYLDRDRPGALYSILGDFARNDINLTKIESRPSKKVLGDYVFYIDFEGNISDDIIKDAIYNIESSVGMLKMLGSYPEFNSSCKSN
- a CDS encoding mechanosensitive ion channel domain-containing protein; this translates as MMFIIFTLPLSVDDKNLLLTFVGIVVGAIITFSSTTFVANAMAGIMLRLIVPFRVGDYIKLDDTFGRVTEMYFLHTQVQSIDRDLITIPNIKLVSSPLKTIRSSGTVITTTVSLGYDISRKDIEENLLKAADVTGLENAFVHVEELGDFSITYKVGGLLKDIEGLITARSDFKKNVMDCLHSAEIEIVSPTYMNQRVFSSDYTCLPPKEEPVPKNAAKPEVKTEEIIFDKAITAQTLDKIYSTTDGLGERRKKMTENVKMLADEDVKSKLNEEISRLEKMEDELKPEVEELKGLPDITAIREENKEDIVNKLLNVEKKADWISELHSDIEKELEGLTAKLQENNK
- a CDS encoding nucleoside deaminase — translated: MDNFMQAAIDEAREGMEHNHGGPFGAIIVKDGKIVSRAHNKVLLTNDPTAHAEVLAIRQASEVLENFDLSGCEIYTSSQPCPMCLAAIYWARIEKVYYGTNKEDVAAIGFDDSLFYQYIRGEGNDSGPQLINICRNESLELFSEWEKKEDKKMY